The following proteins are co-located in the Gloeocapsa sp. PCC 7428 genome:
- the hpsC gene encoding hormogonium polysaccharide secretion pseudopilin HpsC, with amino-acid sequence MMNSLKLLRYIHTNRFDSQSKGGFTLIELLVGIVLAGLVITPLMNFMLNILTTQRQEEAKANTDQELQSTINYITQDLRQAIYIYDADGLNNISTHTQPGIKDQIPPLAPVTGCDASTNCTPVLVFWKRDFKPEILSRCTSESIDCLANTNLDDTFVYSLVVYYLIENNPVNTTESNTARIARFQINDGVKDPRNFNNYIEPPDNGFQFFNLRVPGLTIKDKMNRWQKANENYTNSVATLVDFIDISASTKQQNCPANMQQVPAIASGFYACVDSINTTAQVHLRGNAIARIRNDATCDIASVYCPSVSVQVQGSGLLSRN; translated from the coding sequence ATGATGAACTCACTCAAACTGCTTCGGTACATCCACACAAACCGTTTTGACTCGCAATCGAAAGGTGGCTTTACCTTAATCGAACTGCTAGTAGGTATTGTCCTAGCAGGATTAGTCATTACGCCATTAATGAACTTTATGCTCAATATTTTAACAACCCAGCGACAAGAGGAAGCCAAAGCTAATACCGATCAAGAATTACAATCAACCATTAATTATATTACGCAAGATTTAAGGCAGGCAATTTATATTTATGATGCTGATGGTTTAAATAATATTTCAACCCATACTCAACCAGGAATTAAAGATCAAATTCCCCCGTTAGCACCTGTTACAGGATGCGATGCTAGTACAAATTGTACTCCCGTACTTGTGTTTTGGAAGCGTGATTTTAAGCCAGAAATTTTATCTCGTTGCACAAGCGAATCAATCGATTGTTTAGCTAATACCAACCTCGACGACACTTTTGTATACTCGTTAGTAGTGTATTATTTAATTGAAAATAATCCCGTAAATACAACTGAATCTAACACGGCTCGTATTGCCCGATTTCAAATCAATGATGGCGTCAAAGATCCGCGAAATTTTAATAACTACATTGAACCACCGGATAACGGGTTTCAATTTTTTAATTTAAGAGTTCCAGGATTAACAATCAAAGATAAGATGAATCGCTGGCAAAAAGCTAACGAAAACTATACTAACAGCGTTGCTACGCTTGTTGATTTCATTGATATAAGTGCTAGCACAAAACAGCAAAATTGTCCAGCTAATATGCAACAAGTTCCCGCTATCGCCAGTGGGTTTTATGCTTGCGTAGACTCAATAAATACAACAGCACAAGTTCATTTAAGAGGCAATGCGATCGCACGAATTAGAAATGATGCAACGTGCGATATCGCTTCTGTATACTGCCCTAGTGTTAGCGTTCAAGTTCAAGGCAGCGGATTACTCAGCCGTAACTAA
- the hpsA gene encoding hormogonium polysaccharide biosynthesis protein HpsA, whose protein sequence is MSTGKYGNAILSQLKHGQPQRQWLLRSLIVMRQNSSTSGFVLPTVAMVSLVIVLLTTAILVRSFDRSRTASNLRVSEAALNAATPALDRARAKIDALLLDQTLPQVTPTDAELENALNRNSYTLGDETRLKLAQDNSSRNNNPNNTLTTAWKFPVDTDSNGKFDSYTLYGIYFRSNTTEAARNPLQARTPPMQSEALGRECENVFSNSDRALGDSGWYQSGGKLSKSFFVYTATVPIANPPNDNNYEAYRGNRSFYALEFQQDRSRTPLRNHAALFQNDLEITPDSTFRLNGRIATNGNLLVGSQNNATTQFYQVSSPYSCFYNEENGKITVGGNVGLGNAADTGDRTAVNIDLFNGFGNNPIKAALDRNIKSTTTTGGAQVSYNDAAYNHRLALMKQTALSYHPNFERRNTIDEIPPTVESVAAVRQYPPEVKAGFAAATADTNNQRGSSLNAWDILGEQIETYLRNLTRRVPYAEVATSDRRAALERYDFDGNSIDTSVFTPDTIEPPLAWREPTPVNTQLTLNQYNLPQTQPEKQQQEGKESFVGDRIAVGNNLPMFWKKAGNFFLGFNEKQLFDNGVNWNNPNTQPRYRTTQTLPLPDRRIIERNGFWENTAAQQLSTTLTGAGGLRIITGAGIYDRAASFLPEPKLEEGVSEPPLFRTRSFNANRNIVVWSDALPMTGNAEESKKGDLQMRATAVYHYIDSSYTGTDYIERTPTACISSYYDPTTAITARNQEDLPDVSGVIDGTQPANGRSNNGVVYPSPYNDIGGREAAVNQFREQLNFQASLIFPNGRVVNQPLRDALAKIDDNRTRSLADNSAIDTAICAIRILDDSLSPVSNPIVPHGAIKEATFLDAREIKAIDKDKSPSNYDLELEKRQPLEIRVTDIDLSLLAETEIGNERNPQEYLLPNSGIIYASRDDALADRSDQSTETKLLSPNDFILDSTRRPNGIRLINGSDLSRDENYREAEKGLTFVTNLPLYIRGDFNLHQQPLTRTPTEEFLERLTSNWTNFYTRNTNFDRNFACRKGQPGCGNNGDQWRPATVVSDAVTVLSNSFIDGFRSGGDYDLNNHIGNSVTTQRKRNGFVDNSFATSVNRQTDTRRNSYLNNGVTPVQRRTNFPEYVMEICRKIPVSECKPNDWVVGYEGNKDVKAASLPENAKADRLMAGTTARPALSPEDRRYARRIAFQRNELGTLELSDFQNTSTPIPLGINSADEVDFFPYNTYNSKRPKSADNALWFRTTSDPAQPDSAPSYRSEQPLAYTPNTQLISPSTPDIGTISLNLPENKPLSSYTICTASGKYSKQYEFESGEQLQTLPSECGIDVRNQIQTVYEDLRNLNPDTDTTDDIVPAAQQGDFEEARETVITANDSNPINIVDIRVERIPTNNTNPTIIRFVGNENSIFVIRNTTGQLQFGTGGKDHHGVNIELVGVSPNNIFWVINGNLTTNQVADDKRHSLAGTFLNNGVGIPVLKNVEINGRLLGFQDLPQKGENFTEGSKITAITSDEQPLLIPVLQIHSPNGSPGGNNLDRGSADLQDAWLQTPENDTTVNAVFVSGNSPSRPGEEPAGLQNFVRLLENWRNRTLNIKGSFIQLDRSTYATAPFAPILGSKSSANDGSLSVFDYGFTQYRTNNGQFVGTLPYFATPNRQWSFDVALLSQSPDLFAQKFTQPLGNATNEFVREVNRDDPWIETLLCAAEGSGNNYTYAVDESDRPQSCPALNAYQDTQTNVTP, encoded by the coding sequence ATGTCAACTGGTAAGTACGGCAATGCCATTCTAAGTCAATTAAAGCATGGGCAACCGCAAAGACAATGGCTGCTACGGAGTCTGATTGTGATGCGGCAGAATTCTTCGACATCAGGATTCGTTTTGCCAACTGTGGCGATGGTATCGTTGGTAATTGTGCTGCTGACAACTGCGATTTTGGTGCGATCCTTCGATCGATCGCGGACTGCAAGTAATCTTAGAGTAAGTGAAGCTGCATTGAATGCTGCGACTCCTGCACTCGATCGCGCTAGAGCAAAAATTGATGCTTTGTTGCTCGATCAAACTTTACCACAAGTTACGCCTACTGATGCCGAACTCGAAAACGCCCTGAACCGCAACAGTTACACTCTCGGTGACGAAACTCGGTTGAAGCTTGCGCAGGATAATAGTTCTCGCAACAATAATCCCAATAATACCTTAACAACCGCTTGGAAATTTCCGGTTGATACCGACAGTAACGGTAAATTTGATAGCTATACGCTATATGGCATTTATTTTCGTAGTAATACCACAGAAGCAGCGCGAAATCCTTTGCAAGCACGAACGCCACCGATGCAAAGTGAAGCACTCGGAAGAGAATGTGAAAATGTCTTTAGTAATAGCGATCGCGCGCTAGGTGACTCTGGATGGTATCAATCTGGCGGAAAACTCAGTAAGAGTTTCTTTGTTTACACTGCAACTGTTCCGATTGCGAATCCCCCAAATGATAATAATTACGAAGCTTATCGCGGAAATCGCAGCTTTTATGCATTAGAATTTCAGCAAGATCGCAGTCGCACACCGTTGAGAAATCATGCGGCGCTGTTTCAAAACGACTTAGAAATTACTCCTGATTCGACATTTCGGTTGAATGGCAGAATTGCGACAAATGGTAATTTATTAGTTGGTAGTCAAAATAACGCAACGACACAGTTTTATCAAGTTAGTAGTCCATACTCTTGCTTTTACAACGAAGAAAACGGCAAAATAACCGTTGGGGGAAATGTTGGGTTAGGTAACGCAGCAGATACAGGCGATCGCACAGCCGTAAATATCGACTTATTCAATGGATTCGGCAATAATCCGATAAAAGCCGCACTCGATCGCAACATTAAATCGACAACAACGACAGGTGGGGCGCAAGTTAGTTATAACGATGCAGCTTACAATCATCGCCTTGCTTTAATGAAGCAAACAGCGTTGTCTTACCACCCAAATTTTGAACGCCGCAACACGATTGATGAAATTCCCCCAACAGTAGAAAGTGTTGCAGCTGTTAGACAATATCCGCCAGAAGTTAAAGCAGGATTTGCAGCCGCGACCGCAGATACAAACAATCAGCGTGGGAGTAGTTTAAATGCGTGGGATATTTTAGGCGAACAAATCGAAACGTATTTGAGAAATCTAACGCGGCGCGTACCTTATGCGGAAGTGGCAACAAGCGATCGCCGTGCTGCTTTAGAACGATATGATTTTGATGGAAACAGTATAGATACGAGTGTCTTCACTCCTGATACGATTGAACCACCGCTAGCGTGGCGCGAACCAACACCAGTAAATACCCAATTAACGCTGAATCAATATAACTTACCGCAGACACAACCAGAAAAACAGCAGCAAGAAGGAAAAGAAAGTTTCGTAGGCGATCGCATTGCTGTTGGTAATAACCTTCCCATGTTTTGGAAAAAGGCAGGGAACTTCTTTTTAGGCTTTAATGAAAAGCAATTATTTGATAACGGTGTCAACTGGAATAACCCGAATACGCAACCGCGTTACCGCACAACTCAAACCTTACCGCTTCCCGATCGAAGAATCATTGAACGGAATGGATTTTGGGAAAATACAGCTGCACAGCAACTTTCTACAACCTTAACAGGTGCAGGTGGTTTACGGATTATCACAGGTGCAGGAATTTACGATCGCGCCGCTTCTTTTCTACCAGAACCCAAGCTAGAAGAAGGTGTAAGTGAACCACCGCTATTTAGAACGCGTTCGTTTAACGCTAATCGTAACATTGTTGTGTGGTCTGATGCGCTACCAATGACGGGGAATGCGGAAGAAAGTAAAAAAGGCGATCTTCAGATGCGCGCTACCGCAGTTTATCATTACATAGATTCAAGTTACACCGGCACAGACTATATCGAAAGAACGCCGACAGCGTGTATTAGTAGCTACTACGATCCTACAACGGCAATTACTGCCAGAAATCAAGAAGATTTACCCGATGTCAGTGGTGTTATCGATGGCACGCAGCCTGCAAATGGCAGATCGAATAATGGTGTTGTTTATCCGTCTCCCTATAATGATATCGGCGGTCGAGAAGCGGCGGTTAATCAATTTCGCGAACAACTTAATTTTCAAGCAAGCCTCATTTTTCCGAATGGGCGTGTTGTTAATCAACCATTACGCGATGCTTTAGCGAAAATCGATGACAATCGAACGCGATCGCTAGCGGATAATTCAGCAATAGATACGGCAATTTGTGCAATTAGAATATTAGATGATAGTCTTTCTCCTGTTAGCAATCCGATCGTGCCGCATGGCGCAATCAAAGAAGCTACTTTTCTAGATGCTAGAGAAATCAAAGCTATTGATAAAGATAAATCGCCAAGTAACTACGACTTAGAACTAGAAAAGCGCCAACCGCTAGAAATTCGCGTCACCGATATTGATTTGAGTTTACTTGCAGAAACAGAAATTGGTAACGAAAGAAACCCGCAAGAATATCTATTACCTAATAGTGGGATTATCTATGCAAGTCGCGATGATGCATTAGCAGATAGAAGCGATCAAAGCACCGAAACGAAATTACTTAGTCCTAATGATTTTATCCTCGATTCGACGCGTCGTCCAAATGGAATTCGGTTAATTAATGGTAGCGATTTATCGCGAGACGAGAATTACCGAGAAGCAGAAAAAGGCTTAACTTTTGTTACTAATTTACCTCTGTATATCCGAGGTGACTTTAATTTACATCAACAGCCACTCACGCGAACTCCAACTGAGGAATTTTTAGAACGATTGACATCAAATTGGACTAATTTTTACACTCGCAATACAAATTTTGATAGAAACTTTGCGTGTAGAAAAGGACAGCCAGGCTGTGGTAATAATGGCGATCAATGGCGTCCTGCAACCGTTGTTTCTGATGCAGTTACAGTATTATCTAATAGTTTTATTGATGGTTTTCGTAGTGGTGGAGACTACGATTTGAATAATCACATTGGCAATTCGGTTACTACGCAACGTAAGAGAAATGGATTTGTTGATAATAGCTTTGCTACCAGTGTTAATAGACAAACTGATACTAGAAGAAATTCTTATTTAAATAATGGTGTCACTCCAGTACAGCGGCGTACTAATTTTCCTGAGTATGTTATGGAAATTTGCCGTAAAATTCCGGTATCAGAGTGCAAGCCTAACGATTGGGTAGTCGGATATGAAGGTAACAAAGATGTCAAAGCTGCAAGTTTACCTGAAAACGCAAAAGCTGATAGATTAATGGCAGGAACAACTGCTAGACCTGCACTCAGTCCAGAAGATCGACGTTATGCGCGGCGAATTGCATTTCAACGTAATGAATTGGGGACGCTAGAATTATCAGATTTTCAAAATACCTCTACTCCCATACCTCTAGGAATTAATTCAGCCGACGAAGTAGATTTCTTTCCTTATAATACTTATAACAGTAAGCGTCCAAAGTCAGCAGATAATGCTTTATGGTTTAGAACAACAAGCGATCCTGCACAACCTGATAGTGCGCCTAGTTATCGAAGTGAACAACCTTTAGCGTATACACCAAATACTCAACTTATCTCACCTTCAACGCCTGACATTGGTACGATTAGTTTGAATTTACCAGAAAATAAGCCTCTTTCTAGCTATACAATTTGTACAGCGTCAGGTAAATACTCCAAGCAATATGAATTTGAAAGTGGAGAACAACTACAAACACTTCCAAGTGAATGTGGAATAGATGTCCGAAACCAAATTCAAACTGTTTACGAAGATTTAAGAAATCTCAATCCAGATACTGATACAACTGATGACATTGTTCCAGCAGCGCAACAAGGGGATTTTGAAGAAGCAAGAGAAACTGTTATAACTGCTAACGATAGTAACCCTATCAATATCGTTGATATAAGGGTTGAGAGAATACCTACTAATAATACTAATCCAACAATAATTAGATTTGTAGGTAATGAAAATTCAATATTTGTTATTAGAAACACGACAGGTCAATTGCAGTTTGGTACAGGAGGTAAAGACCATCATGGAGTTAATATTGAATTAGTTGGAGTGAGTCCTAATAATATTTTTTGGGTAATTAATGGAAATCTCACTACAAATCAAGTTGCTGATGATAAGCGTCATTCTTTAGCAGGAACTTTTTTGAATAATGGTGTTGGTATTCCTGTATTAAAAAATGTAGAAATTAATGGTCGTTTACTCGGATTTCAAGATTTACCTCAGAAAGGAGAAAACTTTACCGAAGGAAGTAAAATTACTGCGATTACCTCAGATGAACAACCTCTATTGATTCCTGTTCTACAAATTCATAGCCCTAACGGTTCTCCTGGGGGAAATAATCTGGATCGCGGTAGCGCAGATTTGCAAGATGCATGGTTGCAAACTCCAGAAAATGATACGACTGTCAATGCTGTTTTTGTCTCAGGAAATAGCCCCAGTCGTCCAGGAGAAGAACCCGCAGGTTTACAAAACTTTGTCCGATTACTCGAAAATTGGCGAAATAGAACATTAAATATTAAAGGTAGTTTTATTCAACTAGATCGCAGTACTTATGCGACTGCACCATTTGCACCAATCTTAGGTAGTAAATCTAGTGCAAACGACGGTAGTTTGAGCGTTTTTGACTACGGTTTTACACAGTATAGAACTAATAACGGTCAATTTGTTGGTACACTACCCTACTTCGCGACACCAAACCGACAATGGAGTTTCGATGTTGCACTTTTATCGCAGTCACCAGATTTGTTCGCGCAAAAGTTTACGCAACCGTTGGGAAATGCGACTAACGAATTTGTTCGCGAAGTCAATCGCGACGATCCTTGGATTGAAACGTTGCTATGTGCGGCAGAAGGTTCTGGCAATAATTATACCTATGCGGTTGATGAAAGCGATCGCCCCCAAAGTTGTCCCGCGTTAAATGCTTACCAAGACACCCAAACTAACGTCACGCCATGA
- a CDS encoding TIGR03643 family protein has protein sequence MNISHLDSETIDRIIEMAWEDRTPFEAIALQFGLTEKQVIALMRREMKESSFKMWRERVSGRKTKHLKKRDFIQGRFRSQNQKGS, from the coding sequence ATGAATATCTCTCATCTAGATTCTGAAACGATTGACCGTATTATTGAAATGGCATGGGAAGACCGGACACCGTTTGAAGCGATCGCCCTGCAATTTGGGCTAACCGAAAAACAGGTCATTGCCTTAATGCGCCGCGAGATGAAAGAATCTAGTTTTAAGATGTGGCGCGAACGCGTGAGTGGGCGCAAAACAAAACACCTCAAAAAACGCGACTTTATTCAAGGACGTTTTCGTTCTCAGAATCAGAAAGGAAGTTAG
- the hpsB gene encoding hormogonium polysaccharide secretion pseudopilin HpsB yields the protein MISRSQDGFTIVDALVAIVVVGILMSAIAPVMVLSVGNRVQARRVELATQAAKTYLDGIRNGTIPPPNHTVLINEVDTSVTRQFNAQRVTFTNAAVPPASGLTNCTPTTPDYPYCQNSPNLSLYCIDFDAEAGCRSNSVRDLVVQAFRSVTPTSTDATKGYLLGVRVYRADAFSDSLPLVKSDVDTRRTQATFTGGLGDRKAPLIEITTEMSTTETRLQDLCDRLGGCQL from the coding sequence ATGATTTCTCGTTCACAAGATGGATTCACCATTGTTGATGCTTTAGTCGCGATTGTCGTTGTTGGCATTTTGATGAGTGCGATCGCACCTGTCATGGTACTTTCTGTCGGCAACCGCGTACAAGCCCGCCGAGTCGAACTCGCAACCCAAGCCGCAAAAACTTATCTTGATGGTATCCGCAACGGCACAATTCCACCACCAAATCATACCGTATTAATTAATGAAGTCGATACTAGCGTGACTCGCCAATTCAACGCGCAGCGCGTTACTTTCACAAATGCTGCGGTTCCACCTGCAAGTGGTTTAACAAATTGTACCCCCACAACACCCGATTACCCGTACTGTCAAAATTCTCCAAATCTAAGTTTGTACTGCATTGACTTTGATGCAGAAGCAGGTTGTCGCAGTAACAGCGTACGCGATCTTGTTGTTCAAGCATTTCGCAGTGTTACGCCTACGTCTACCGATGCCACAAAAGGTTATTTATTAGGTGTGCGAGTTTATCGCGCTGATGCTTTTAGCGATAGTTTACCCCTCGTTAAAAGTGATGTTGATACCAGACGAACGCAAGCCACTTTTACAGGCGGATTAGGCGATCGCAAAGCCCCATTAATCGAAATTACTACCGAAATGAGTACGACAGAAACCCGATTGCAAGATTTGTGCGATCGCCTCGGTGGTTGTCAACTGTAG
- a CDS encoding Tfp pilus assembly protein FimT/FimU, protein MSNEQLDSGFTLIEVIVVTLVIGILSAIAVPSWLGFVNRQRINTVNESILRALQTAQQEARKQKISYSVSFRTNNQIPQIAIHPRGTTPSNTDWQPLGEDSGINPQQILLGTNLNGDSVATNAMTYAANTTQTISFDFRGNLPRDASFGTPDKGLIVTVAQPRNNSTTPIEGTRRCVAVRTLLGAMQTDSEDECNPSG, encoded by the coding sequence ATGTCAAATGAACAATTAGATTCTGGTTTTACATTAATCGAAGTTATTGTTGTTACCTTAGTCATCGGAATTTTGTCGGCGATCGCCGTACCTTCTTGGTTAGGTTTTGTGAATCGTCAACGGATAAATACAGTAAACGAATCGATTCTCCGTGCTTTACAAACCGCGCAGCAAGAAGCTAGAAAGCAAAAAATTAGCTACAGTGTCAGTTTTAGAACTAACAATCAAATTCCTCAAATTGCCATCCATCCTAGAGGAACAACACCCAGTAATACAGATTGGCAACCATTAGGTGAAGATTCAGGAATTAACCCACAACAAATTTTGTTAGGAACTAATCTTAATGGTGACAGCGTTGCCACTAATGCTATGACTTATGCAGCTAATACAACACAAACAATTAGCTTTGATTTTAGAGGCAATTTACCACGCGATGCTAGTTTTGGCACTCCGGACAAAGGTTTAATAGTAACAGTTGCTCAACCTCGTAACAATTCCACAACTCCTATTGAAGGAACAAGGCGATGTGTTGCGGTAAGAACCCTTCTTGGTGCCATGCAAACAGATAGTGAAGATGAATGCAATCCTAGTGGCTAA